Proteins encoded together in one Mus pahari chromosome 9, PAHARI_EIJ_v1.1, whole genome shotgun sequence window:
- the Il22 gene encoding interleukin-22, whose amino-acid sequence MAVLQKSMSFSLMGTLAASCLLLMALWAQEADALPINTQCKLEVSNFQQPYIVNRTFMLAKEASLADNNTDVRLIGEKLFRGVSAKDQCYLMKQVLNFTLEDVLLPQSDRFQPYMQEVVPFLTKLSSQLSPCRISGDDQQIQKNVRRLKETVKKLGESGEIKAIGELDLLFMSLRNACV is encoded by the exons ATGGCTGTCCTGCAGAAATCTATGAGCTTCTCCCTTATGGGGACTTTAGCCGCCAGCTGCCTGCTTCTCATGGCCCTGTGGGCCCAGGAGGCAGATGCGCTGCCCATCAACACCCAGTGCAAACTTGAGGTGTCCAACTTCCAGCAGCCGTACATCGTCAACCGCACCTTTATGCTGGCCAAGGAG gcCAGCCTTGCAGATAACAACACAGATGTCCGGCTCATCGGGGAGAAACTGTTCCGAGGAGTCAGT GCTAAGGATCAGTGCTACCTCATGAAGCAGGTGCTCAACTTCACCCTGGAAGATGTTCTGCTCCCCCAGTCAGATCGATTCCAGCCCTACATGCAGGAGGTGGTACCTTTCCTGACCAAACTCAGCAGTCAGCTCAGCCCCTGT CGCATCAGCGGTGATGACCAACAGATCCAGAAGAACGTCAGAAGGCTGAAGGAGACAGTGAAAAAG CTTGGAGAGAGCGGAGAGATCAAAGCGATCGGGGAACTGGATCTGCTGTTTATGTCTCTGAGAAATGCCTGCGTCTGA